In Nitratireductor mangrovi, the genomic window CTACACCAACACCGCACAGCGCATGGTGGCCGAGGGCGACATGGTCGTCGTGGAATGCCGCGGCGACGTCGTGACCAAGTCCGGCAAGCCCTACAACAACCGCTATTGCTGGGTGTGCCGCCTGCGCGATGGCCAGCTGGTCGAACTGGTTGAGTATATGGACACCCAGCTCGTCGCGGACACGCTCGGGCCAAGGCCGAACGTGGCTGCCGCCGGATGATCGCCGCGTCGAACACCAGTAGTTCGCTATCCGTCAAACCAACGCCGCGAGCCGCCCAGCACTAAGCAGTGTGCATCAGAAGATTTTTTGATGCACACACGAGGTGCGGCGCCATTTCCCGTCCGGATCAGCCGGCGGAAAACGGCTCGCCTTCGCGCGGCATCACCGTCGGCAGCGGCTCGGTCCGTTTGCCCTTCCGCTTGCGACGCCGGTATTGGCTCTGATACTGGCGTCGCTGTTTCGCGACCTCGTAGAGGACTATGCCGGAACTGGTCCCGAGATTGAGGCTCTCAATCATGCCGAACATCGGGATCGCCACGCACATCTCGCTGTGCTCGACCGCAAGATCGCTGATCCCGCGTTTCTCGTTGCCGAACCAGACGGCAAGCTTCGTGTGCAGCGTGTAGTCGCCTTCGTGCAGGTAGACATTGGTCTTGCCCTTCACATGTGGTGACGTGACGATCGACACAAAACCATGCTTCGCCAAGTGGGCAAGGCACGCTTCGGTGCTGTCGAAACGCTTCACAAAGGTCCATTTGACAGCAGAGACCGATGTCGCAGAAAGCCCCTTCCGCTCACGCATGTCCTGCCAGTCGTCGGGAAGTGCCTTGCGCGGATCGACGATGTAGACCTTCTCGACACCGAGCGCGTTTACGTTTCGTATCACCGTCCCGATGTTCTTGATGTCGTTCGGGTCTTCGATGACG contains:
- a CDS encoding nuclear transport factor 2 family protein, producing the protein MSAAANKKLMQSIFDALANGDGRPFNEAMAEDFIWVMIGSNSWSGTYRGRDAVRRDLLKPLMKEFATRYTNTAQRMVAEGDMVVVECRGDVVTKSGKPYNNRYCWVCRLRDGQLVELVEYMDTQLVADTLGPRPNVAAAG
- a CDS encoding TrmH family RNA methyltransferase — its product is MSVRKRAEAIRSFRCKNLVAVIEDPNDIKNIGTVIRNVNALGVEKVYIVDPRKALPDDWQDMRERKGLSATSVSAVKWTFVKRFDSTEACLAHLAKHGFVSIVTSPHVKGKTNVYLHEGDYTLHTKLAVWFGNEKRGISDLAVEHSEMCVAIPMFGMIESLNLGTSSGIVLYEVAKQRRQYQSQYRRRKRKGKRTEPLPTVMPREGEPFSAG